A single genomic interval of Mangifera indica cultivar Alphonso chromosome 5, CATAS_Mindica_2.1, whole genome shotgun sequence harbors:
- the LOC123216907 gene encoding magnesium protoporphyrin IX methyltransferase, chloroplastic-like — translation MMLIPPAAIPPLSTATTTSVPDFSTLAVIRGGSIAALAALLSLADPVRRCRLQAEEVGGGDKEVVREYFNNSGFQRWKKIYGENDDVNIVQRDIRLGDGKTAENVMTMLTEGGSLRGVTVCDARCGTVSLSIP, via the coding sequence ATGATGCTAATACCACCGGCCGCCATCCCCCCTCTCTCCACCGCCACTACCACCTCCGTCCCTGACTTTTCCACTCTTGCCGTTATAAGGGGTGGCTCCATTGCCGCACTGGCCGCCTTGCTTTCCCTCGCGGATCCAGTGCGCCGGTGCCGACTACAGGCGGAGGAAGTCGGTGGCGGAGATAAAGAAGTAGTGAGAGAGTACTTCAACAATTCGGGTTTCCAAAGATGGAAGAAAATTTACGGTGAGAATGATGATGTGAACATAGTTCAGCGTGATATTCGGCTGGGTGACGGGAAAACCGCTGAAAATGTGATGACGATGTTGACAGAAGGAGGGTCTTTAAGAGGAGTCACAGTTTGTGATGCCAGGTGTGGGACTGTGAGTCTGTCTATTCCGTAA
- the LOC123216906 gene encoding protein MHF1 homolog: protein MEGDGNKIDVQKEEEEEEEDESVTNILRDRFRLASISIAETEAQRNGLEISEPIIAYIADFAFKYTEQLAKDLELFAQHAGRKTVNTEDVILSAHRNDHLATLLRSFCNDLKAKEPQSERKRKKASRKEDKATTSVVHVPDL, encoded by the exons ATGGAAGGAGATGGAAATAAAATCGATGtgcagaaagaagaagaagaagaagaagaagacgaatcTGTAACCAATATCTTAAGAGACCGATTCCGTCTGGCCAGTATCTCTATCGCCGAAACCGAAG CACAGCGGAACGGCTTGGAAATATCTGAACCGATAATAGCTTATATTGCTGACTTCGCCTTTAAATACACAG AACAGCTTGCAAAGGATCTTGAGCTATTTGCACAGCATGCTGGACGTAAAACTGTGAACACTGAAGATGTCATACTTTCAG CTCATAGAAATGatcatttggctaccttattaAGGTCATTTTGTAATGATTTGAAAGCAAAAGAACCCCAATCAGAGAGGAAACGGAAGAAAGCTTCAAGAAAGGAAGATAAAGCTACCACCAGTGTAGTGCATGTTCCTGATCTTTAA
- the LOC123217501 gene encoding probable alpha-mannosidase At5g13980, translating into MAIQFHSILLLLFCIICAESKYMRYNTAAGIVPGKINVHLVAHSHDDVGWLKTVDQYYVGSNNSIQGACVQNVLDSLVPALLADKNRKFIYVEQAFFQRWWRDQSEEVQNTVKQLIKSGQLELINGGMCMHDEAAAHYIDMIDQTTLGHRFIKEEFNLTPRIGWQIDPFGHSAVQAYLLSAEVGFDSLFFARIDYQDRAKRKDEKSLEVVWRASKSLGSSAQIFAGAFPENYEPPNNFYYEVNDDSPVIQDSMDLFDYNVPQRVNEFVAAAVAQANITRTNHVMWTMGTDFKYQYAHTWFRAMDKFIHYVNQDGRVNALYSTPSIYTDAKHAANEAWPLKTDDYFPYADRVNAYWTGYFTSRPGLKGYARTISAYYLAARQLEFFKGKNKAGPTTDSLADALALVQHHDAISGTSKQHVAYDYAKRLSIGYKEAEEVVSASLACIAESCFKTGRPNPVVTKFQQCPLLNISYCPPSEVDLSTGKNLVVVVYNPLGWKREDIIRIPVFNEKVTVKDSEGKEVESQLLPMQDAYKTLRNYYSVAYLGKSKKLAPNYWLAFSASVAPLGYNTYIISSAKQTAIPSEIKSFYKSEAAQNDKIEVGPGNVKLTYSVNEGKLIQYINNRSKVEQPVEQSYSYYYSAGRSGDKQASGAYIFRPNGSHTIDPQQLVLLNVIRGPLVDEVHQRINPWIYQVTRLYKEKDHAEFEFTIGPIPMDDGIGKEVVTRVKSTIQNNKKFYTDSSGRDFIERNRDYRKDWKLELNQPIAGNYYPINLGIYMKDDNTEISVLVDRSVGGSTIKDGELELMLHRRLHDDDSRGVAEALNETVCVFGECTGLTVLGKYYLRIDPSGEGAKWRRSYGQEIYSPFLLAFSEQSGDNWASSHVASFSGMDPSYVLPDNVALLTLQELDDGKVLIRLAHLYEIGEDKELSVMSSVELKRLFPNKKINKVTETNLSANQERAEMEKKRLVWKVEGGSEEEEVKVVRGGTVDPTALVVELAPMEIRTFIIDFN; encoded by the exons ATGGCAATTCAATTTCATTCCATATTGCTCCTTTTGTTTTGCATTATATGTGCGGAGTCGAAGTATATGAGATATAATACTGCAGCTGGGATTGTTCCGGGGAAGATCAATGTTCATTTGGTGGCTCACAGTCATGATGATGTTGGCTGGTTGAAAACTGTGGATCAATATTATGTTGGATCTAATAATAGCATCCAG GGTGCTTGTGTGCAGAATGTGCTTGACTCTTTAGTTCCGGCATTGTTGGCTGATAAGAATCGCAAGTTCATATATGTTGAACAG GCTTTCTTTCAGAGGTGGTGGAGAGACCAAAGCGAAGAAGTCCAAAATACTGTGAAGCAGCTCATCAAATCGGGTCAACTCGAGTTAAT AAATGGTGGTATGTGCATGCATGATGAGGCTGCGGCACATTACATTGATATGATTGATCAAACAACTCTTGGACATCGATTTATCAAAGAAGAATTCAATTTGACTCCAAGAATTGGTTGGCAAATTGATCCATTTGGGCATTCAGCAGTGCAGGCTTACCTGTTGAGTGCAGAG GTTGGATTTGATTCTCTTTTCTTTGCAAGAATTGACTATCAAGATAGAGCTAAAAGGAAAGATGAGAAGTCTCTTGAGGTTGTTTGGCGTGCCTCTAAGAGTCTTGGTTCTTCCGCACAG ATCTTTGCCGGCGCATTCCCTGAGAATTATGAACCTCCCAATAATTTCTACTACGAAGTTAACGATGATTCCCCAGTTATCCAg GATAGTATggatttgtttgattataatGTCCCTCAGCGTGTCAATGAGTTTGTAGCCGCTGCTGTAGCTCAA GCTAACATAACTCGGACAAATCATGTTATGTGGACCATGGGAACTGATTTCAAGTATCAATATGCACACACATGGTTCCGGGCGATGGACAAGTTTATTCATTATGTCAATCAA GATGGGCGTGTGAATGCTCTGTACTCAACCCCGTCAATATACACTGATGCAAAGCATGCGGCAAATGAGGCCTGGCCCCTGAAAACAGATGACTACTTCCC ATATGCGGACCGTGTAAATGCATACTGGACTGGATATTTTACCAGTAGGCCTGGCCTGAAAGGCTATGCTAGAACAATAAGCGCCTACTACTTG GCAGCTAGGCAATTGGAGTTCTTTAAAGGAAAGAATAAAGCCGGTCCAACCACTGACTCTTTGGCTGATGCTTTAGCACTTGTACAACATCACGACGCAATTAGTGGTACCTCAAAGCAGCATGTTGCTTACGATTATGCAAAACGATTATCAATTGGCTACAAGGAG GCTGAGGAAGTTGTTTCAGCCTCCCTCGCTTGCATTGCGGAGTCATGCTTTAAAACTGGCCGTCCAAATCCAGTGGTGACTAAGTTTCAACAG TGTCCACTTCTGAATATAAGCTACTGTCCTCCATCAGAAGTTGATCTGTCTACCGGGAAGAACCTG GTGGTGGTTGTGTACAATCCCCTTGGGTGGAAACGGGAGGATATTATTAGAATTCCT GTTTTTAATGAGAAAGTCACTGTAAAGGATTCTGAAGGAAAAGAAGTCGAATCACAACTTCTGCCCATGCAAGATGCATATAAGACTTTAAGAAACTACTATTCTGTGGCTTATTTGGGGAAATCCAAGAAGCTGGCCCCAAATTATTGGCTTGCATTCTCAGCATCTGTAGCACCTCTTGGTTACAACACTTATATCATCTCAAGTGCCAAACAAACAG CGATTCCATCAGAGattaaatcattttacaaaTCTGAAGCTGctcaaaatgataaaatagaAGTGGGGCCTGGAAATGTGAAACTTACATATTCTGTAAATGAAGGAAAGCTTATTCAATATATCAATAACCGAAGTAAG GTCGAGCAACCAGTTGAGCAGTCGTATAGCTATTATTACAGTGCTGGTCGAAGCGGTGATAAGCAG gccTCTGGAGCTTACATCTTTCGTCCGAATGGTTCACATACTATCGATCCTCAACAGCTG GTTCTTCTCAACGTTATAAGGGGACCACTGGTGGATGAGGTACATCAGAGGATCAATCCATGGATATATCAG GTCACAAGACTTTACAAGGAAAAAGATCACGCTGAATTCGAGTTTACT attggACCGATACCTATGGATGATGGAATTGGCAAAGAGGTTGTGACTCGTGTTAAATCAACcatacaaaacaacaaaaaattttacactgaTTCCAGTGGGCGTGATTTTATTGAAAGG AATCGAGATTATAGAAAAGACTGGAAGTTAGAATTGAACCAACCAATTGCTGGAAATTACTACCCT ATTAATCTCGGAATTTACATGAAAGATGATAATACAGAGATATCAGTCTTAGTAGATCGATCAGTAGGGGGTTCCACTATTAAAGATGGGGAATTAGAATTAATGCTCCACAG GAGGTTGCATGATGACGATAGTAGAGGTGTTGCTGAGGCACTAAACGAAACAGTTTGTGTTTTTGGTGAATGCACAGGACTAACT GTCCTGGGAAAGTATTACCTCAGGATAGATCCATCAGGCGAGGGTGCTAAGTGGCGTCGATCATATGGCCAGGAGATATATTCTCCTTTTCTATTAGCCTTCAGTGAGCAG TCTGGAGATAATTGGGCAAGTTCACATGTTGCTAGCTTTTCGGGGATGGATCCTTCCTATGTTTTACCCGATAATGTTGCACTGCTAACCCTCCAG GAACTTGACGATGGGAAAGTTCTCATTCGATTGGCACACTTATATGAG ATTGGAGAGGACAAGGAGCTATCAGTTATGTCAAGTGTGGAACTAAAAAGGCTGTTCCCGAATAAGAAG ATAAACAAAGTAACAGAGACGAACTTATCTGCAAATCAAGAGAGAGCTGAAATGGAGAAGAAGAGGCTTGTCTGGAAAGTAGAAGGCGGttctgaagaagaagaagttaagGTGGTTAGGGGAGGAACTGTGGATCCAACCGCATTGGTAGTTGAACTTGCTCCAATGGAAATCCGGACTTTTATTATCGACTTCAATTAG